From the Penaeus chinensis breed Huanghai No. 1 chromosome 28, ASM1920278v2, whole genome shotgun sequence genome, one window contains:
- the LOC125040161 gene encoding U-scoloptoxin(01)-Cw1a-like, with protein sequence MHRAACLLLTLVAVAFGLNGWEFPILTEEYLSAPLQTSFTCDGRSYGYYADVDNNCEVYHVCLPLEDDEGAVYQTAHFSFICGNQTVFNQETLTCGSRDLSFPCAEAPSLYDIVNAEFGRVPEPVS encoded by the coding sequence ATGCATCGCGCCGCCTGCCTCCTCCTCACGCTGGTCGCCGTGGCCTTCGGCCTCAACGGCTGGGAGTTCCCTATCCTAACGGAGGAGTACCTCTCGGCGCCGCTCCAGACCTCCTTCACCTGCGACGGCCGCTCCTACGGCTACTACGCCGACGTCGACAACAACTGCGAGGTGTACCACGTGTGCCTGCCACTCGAAGACGATGAGGGCGCCGTCTACCAGACCGCCCACTTCTCCTTCATCTGCGGCAACCAGACGGTGTTCAACCAGGAGACCCTCACCTGCGGCTCCCGCGACCTGTCCTTCCCCTGCGCCGAAGCCCCGTCGCTTTACGACATCGTCAACGCGGAGTTCGGAAGGGTCCCCGAGCCCGTGAGTTAA